From Domibacillus sp. DTU_2020_1001157_1_SI_ALB_TIR_016, a single genomic window includes:
- the qcrB gene encoding menaquinol-cytochrome c reductase cytochrome b subunit — MLNKIYDWVDERLDITPMWRDIADHEVPEHVNPAHHFSAFVYCFGGLTFFVTVIQILSGMFLTMYYVPDIKNAWESVYYLQNEVAFGVIVRGMHHWGASLVIVMMFLHTLRVFFQGAYKKPRELNWIVGVLIFFVMLGLGFTGYLLPWDMKALFATKVGIEIAASTPLIGHELKVLLAGHPDIVGAQTLTRFFAIHVFFLPAALLGLMGAHFIMIRKQGISGPL, encoded by the coding sequence ATGCTCAATAAAATTTATGACTGGGTGGATGAACGTCTTGATATTACGCCGATGTGGCGCGATATTGCAGACCATGAAGTACCTGAGCACGTGAATCCGGCTCATCACTTCTCGGCATTTGTTTACTGCTTTGGCGGCTTGACGTTTTTTGTTACCGTCATTCAAATTCTGTCGGGAATGTTTTTAACCATGTACTATGTGCCGGATATTAAAAATGCATGGGAATCGGTTTACTATCTTCAAAATGAAGTCGCTTTTGGCGTTATTGTACGCGGTATGCATCACTGGGGTGCAAGTCTTGTTATTGTCATGATGTTTTTACATACACTGCGCGTTTTCTTCCAGGGGGCTTACAAAAAACCGCGTGAGTTAAACTGGATTGTCGGTGTTTTAATTTTCTTTGTGATGCTGGGTCTCGGTTTTACTGGATATTTGCTGCCTTGGGATATGAAAGCACTTTTTGCTACCAAGGTAGGCATTGAAATTGCCGCTTCCACGCCGCTGATCGGTCATGAATTAAAAGTGCTGCTTGCCGGCCACCCCGATATTGTCGGTGCACAAACACTCACACGCTTTTTTGCCATTCATGTCTTTTTCCTGCCGGCTGCTTTGCTTGGCTTAATGGGTGCCCACTTTATCATGATCCGCAAGCAGGGGATTTCCGGTCCATTATAA
- a CDS encoding protein-glutamate O-methyltransferase CheR, translating into MGDYEQFVGSIKRKTGIDLGLYKEAQMKRRLTSLYEKKGYPSFSTFFDALNSNQTMMNEFLDRMTINVSEFYRNGKRWEVLEKKILPRLLKENKRLKVWSAACSTGEEPYTLSMILSAYMPLASVSVQATDLDVNVIQKAKLGLYPERSLAELPEPMKRKYFRQEGAFYKISDDIKRTVTFKKQNLLSDRFESSFDLIVCRNVMIYFTEEAKDELYRKFNAALRPGGVLFVGSTEQIFNPERYGFQVEDTFFYKKV; encoded by the coding sequence ATGGGGGATTACGAACAGTTTGTCGGCTCGATTAAGCGAAAAACAGGCATTGACCTTGGTTTATATAAAGAAGCACAAATGAAAAGAAGACTGACGTCTTTATACGAAAAAAAGGGGTATCCATCCTTTTCTACGTTTTTTGACGCATTAAATTCAAATCAAACGATGATGAATGAATTTTTAGACCGGATGACCATCAATGTGTCAGAATTTTATAGGAATGGCAAGCGGTGGGAAGTATTAGAGAAAAAAATTCTGCCGCGGCTGCTCAAGGAAAACAAGCGGCTGAAAGTATGGAGTGCGGCATGCTCTACAGGAGAGGAGCCCTATACGCTTTCTATGATTTTGTCCGCTTATATGCCGCTTGCCTCCGTGTCTGTTCAGGCGACAGATCTTGACGTAAATGTGATTCAAAAAGCAAAGCTGGGTCTTTATCCGGAACGGTCGCTCGCTGAACTGCCGGAACCTATGAAGAGGAAGTATTTTCGGCAGGAAGGTGCTTTTTATAAAATTTCTGATGATATTAAACGGACGGTCACGTTTAAAAAACAAAATCTTTTGTCGGATCGATTTGAAAGCAGCTTCGACTTGATCGTCTGCCGGAATGTGATGATTTATTTTACAGAAGAAGCAAAAGATGAGCTGTACCGGAAATTTAATGCAGCACTTCGGCCTGGCGGTGTCCTGTTTGTCGGAAGCACGGAACAAATATTTAATCCGGAGCGGTACGGTTTTCAGGTAGAAGATACCTTTTTTTATAAAAAAGTATAA
- the aroC gene encoding chorismate synthase: protein MRYLTAGESHGPQLTTIIEGLPAGMELLAEDINHDLLRRQKGHGRGRRMQIEKDLVAVKSGVRHGYTLGSPVTLVVENDDWKHWTKIMGIEPLENEEAAEEIKRKITRPRPGHADLNGGIKYGHRDMRNVLERSSARETTVRVAAGAAAKKLLKLLGVEIASHVVEIGGIRAENVQFETIAELQERSEASSVRCLDEEAAAKMIEAIDNAKKNGDSIGGVVEVIAEGMPIGVGSYVHYDRKLDAKVAAAIVSINAFKGVEIGIGFEAARKFGSEVHDEIAWSEQQGFYRKTNRLGGFEGGMTNGMPVVVRGVMKPIPTLYKPLESVDIDTKEPFTASIERSDACAVPAAAVVAEAAVAWELANAILEQFNSDRMDHLIRQVKEHEAYTREF, encoded by the coding sequence ATGAGATATTTAACAGCTGGAGAATCACATGGACCACAATTAACAACGATTATCGAGGGGCTTCCGGCCGGCATGGAGCTTCTTGCAGAAGACATCAACCATGATTTGCTTCGCCGCCAGAAAGGGCATGGGCGCGGCCGCCGCATGCAGATAGAAAAAGATTTAGTAGCGGTCAAATCAGGCGTCCGCCACGGATATACACTTGGCTCGCCTGTCACGCTGGTTGTGGAAAATGATGATTGGAAGCACTGGACGAAAATCATGGGAATTGAACCACTTGAAAACGAGGAAGCAGCGGAGGAGATCAAGCGGAAAATTACACGCCCTCGTCCTGGACATGCAGATTTAAATGGCGGTATCAAATACGGTCATCGGGATATGCGGAATGTATTGGAACGCTCATCTGCCCGTGAAACAACTGTACGTGTAGCCGCAGGGGCAGCAGCGAAAAAGCTGTTAAAACTACTCGGTGTAGAAATTGCCTCACACGTTGTGGAAATTGGTGGTATTCGTGCTGAAAATGTACAATTTGAAACGATTGCTGAACTGCAGGAGCGCAGTGAAGCATCATCTGTCCGCTGCCTGGATGAAGAAGCAGCAGCAAAAATGATTGAAGCGATTGATAACGCGAAGAAAAACGGTGACTCAATCGGCGGTGTTGTGGAAGTGATTGCAGAAGGAATGCCGATCGGAGTTGGGAGCTATGTTCACTATGACCGCAAGCTTGATGCGAAGGTCGCAGCCGCGATTGTCAGCATTAACGCATTCAAAGGGGTAGAAATTGGCATTGGCTTTGAAGCAGCACGCAAATTCGGCAGCGAAGTGCATGACGAGATTGCCTGGAGTGAGCAGCAGGGATTTTACCGGAAAACAAACCGTCTGGGCGGCTTTGAAGGCGGTATGACAAACGGGATGCCGGTCGTTGTCCGCGGGGTTATGAAGCCAATTCCAACCCTGTACAAGCCGCTTGAAAGTGTTGATATCGATACAAAAGAGCCATTTACAGCAAGCATTGAGCGTTCAGATGCCTGCGCTGTTCCTGCAGCGGCGGTTGTGGCAGAAGCAGCGGTTGCCTGGGAGCTGGCTAACGCTATTTTAGAACAGTTTAACAGTGATCGGATGGATCATTTAATCCGCCAGGTAAAGGAACATGAAGCGTACACAAGGGAGTTTTAA
- the aroA gene encoding 3-phosphoshikimate 1-carboxyvinyltransferase, with amino-acid sequence MKLTFTNPSLGGRIEVPGDKSISHRSIMFGALAEGRTAVRHFLKGEDCLSTIDCFRKLGVQIEETDEEIIVHGKGWEGLQEPSAILDTGNSGTTTRLMLGILAGRPFHSVMIGDESIGKRPMDRVTVPLANMGADIAGRDNGRFTPLSIRGRKLNTAEYRLPVASAQVKSAVIFAALQADGESVIIEPEATRDHTEKMIEQFGGQIRREGDRIIVSGGQTFQGTDVYVPGDISSAAFFMVAAAITPNSEVVLENTGLNETRTGIIDVMKQMGADITIEKTTESGEEMGTITVRTSQLKGIEIGGSIIPRLIDEIPIIALLATQAEGETVIRDAEELKVKETNRIDTVVNELKKLRADIEATEDGMIIRGKSSLHGGSVSSHGDHRIGMVMAIASLLTDGAVELENHEAIAVSYPEFFDHLNTLVKGASS; translated from the coding sequence ATGAAACTGACGTTTACTAATCCGTCTCTTGGCGGGCGTATAGAAGTGCCGGGTGACAAGTCTATTTCTCACCGTTCCATTATGTTCGGAGCGCTCGCAGAAGGAAGAACAGCAGTCCGCCACTTTTTAAAAGGGGAAGATTGCTTAAGCACGATTGACTGCTTCCGCAAGCTTGGCGTACAAATCGAGGAAACAGATGAAGAAATCATTGTCCACGGAAAAGGGTGGGAAGGGCTGCAGGAGCCGTCTGCCATCCTAGACACAGGAAATTCAGGGACAACCACACGGTTAATGCTTGGTATTTTAGCCGGACGCCCATTCCATTCTGTGATGATTGGGGATGAGTCGATCGGCAAACGTCCAATGGACCGGGTAACAGTGCCTCTTGCAAACATGGGTGCGGATATCGCCGGACGCGACAATGGGCGTTTCACGCCGCTTTCCATTCGCGGCCGTAAGTTGAATACAGCCGAGTACCGCCTGCCAGTGGCGAGTGCACAGGTAAAATCGGCCGTTATTTTTGCAGCGCTCCAGGCAGATGGAGAATCGGTTATCATTGAACCGGAAGCCACACGCGATCATACCGAAAAAATGATCGAGCAGTTTGGCGGCCAGATCCGCCGGGAGGGTGACCGGATTATTGTAAGTGGCGGCCAGACATTCCAGGGAACAGATGTGTATGTACCGGGGGATATTTCATCAGCTGCCTTTTTTATGGTAGCAGCAGCCATTACGCCGAATAGCGAAGTCGTGCTCGAAAATACCGGCTTGAACGAAACAAGAACGGGAATCATTGATGTAATGAAGCAGATGGGTGCAGATATAACGATTGAGAAAACGACGGAATCAGGTGAAGAAATGGGCACCATTACCGTGAGAACGTCTCAATTAAAAGGAATCGAAATCGGCGGCTCTATTATTCCGCGGCTGATTGATGAAATTCCGATTATTGCCCTGCTTGCGACGCAGGCGGAAGGCGAAACGGTGATTCGAGATGCGGAAGAATTAAAAGTGAAAGAAACAAACCGTATTGACACCGTTGTAAATGAGCTGAAAAAGCTTAGAGCAGACATTGAAGCAACCGAGGATGGAATGATTATTCGCGGAAAGTCTTCGCTTCATGGCGGATCCGTTTCTTCACACGGAGATCATCGAATCGGTATGGTTATGGCCATTGCCTCTCTGCTGACAGATGGTGCTGTAGAGCTTGAGAACCATGAAGCCATTGCCGTTTCATATCCCGAATTTTTCGATCATTTAAATACACTGGTTAAAGGAGCGTCCTCTTAA
- a CDS encoding ReoY family proteolytic degradation factor — MTAPVSVHEKKDFIRWFLNHYQLKRRESVWILNYLMSHDQLMEHVHFVDDAQYCPRGMIMSSHCVDSAPFRFFKDNIMTTDAEKSFHDIRLNKDEDIFIELKFKDAHLSHQYAAVRVENPFMPKRVRLTEKEKELAEQFLKWSVYDFQRDRLKEQIDEALDRGDKETFFRLTGQLNELLEHTNASDC, encoded by the coding sequence ATGACTGCTCCGGTTTCCGTTCATGAGAAAAAGGATTTTATCCGCTGGTTTTTAAATCATTATCAGCTAAAGCGCAGAGAATCTGTCTGGATTTTAAACTATTTAATGAGCCATGACCAGCTTATGGAACATGTGCATTTTGTGGATGACGCCCAGTACTGTCCAAGAGGCATGATTATGTCATCCCATTGTGTGGACAGCGCACCGTTTCGCTTTTTTAAAGACAATATTATGACAACAGATGCAGAAAAGTCTTTTCATGATATTCGTTTAAATAAAGATGAAGATATCTTTATCGAATTAAAATTCAAAGATGCCCACTTGTCGCATCAATATGCGGCTGTACGGGTCGAAAATCCGTTTATGCCAAAACGGGTTCGGCTGACGGAAAAAGAAAAAGAGCTGGCCGAGCAATTTTTAAAATGGAGCGTGTACGATTTTCAGCGCGACCGCTTAAAAGAACAGATTGATGAGGCGCTCGACCGTGGAGACAAAGAAACCTTTTTCCGGCTGACCGGCCAGCTCAATGAATTATTGGAACATACAAACGCATCCGACTGCTGA
- a CDS encoding ubiquinol-cytochrome c reductase iron-sulfur subunit, producing MGKQPVSRRQFLNYTLTGVGGFMAAGMLMPMVRFAVDPVLKGEAAGDFHPTQQKVADLTDVPVRVDFSYEQTDAWYTSEVTSTAWVYKNDKNEVVALSPICKHLGCTVSWEGSGHKDKFFCPCHNGMYEKNGKNVPNTPPLRPLDVYPTAEKDGLLQLGKPQANNIV from the coding sequence ATGGGGAAACAACCTGTATCAAGACGTCAGTTTCTGAATTACACTCTCACTGGTGTAGGCGGTTTCATGGCGGCAGGTATGCTCATGCCGATGGTTCGTTTTGCGGTTGATCCGGTGCTTAAAGGGGAAGCGGCCGGCGATTTTCATCCTACACAACAAAAGGTAGCTGATTTAACAGATGTACCGGTACGCGTTGACTTTTCTTATGAGCAGACTGACGCATGGTATACATCGGAAGTCACAAGTACGGCCTGGGTTTACAAAAACGATAAAAACGAGGTTGTTGCATTGTCTCCAATATGCAAGCATCTTGGCTGCACGGTAAGCTGGGAAGGAAGCGGTCACAAAGACAAGTTTTTCTGTCCTTGCCATAACGGCATGTATGAAAAAAACGGAAAAAATGTCCCGAATACACCGCCGTTGAGACCGCTTGATGTCTATCCAACTGCGGAAAAAGACGGGCTCCTTCAGCTTGGCAAACCACAGGCAAACAATATCGTGTAG
- a CDS encoding tetratricopeptide repeat protein: MNNAENMIAHLEKGDMAGASALYEKVLASSDAEEQFMLGEQLLQLGFLDEARQLFEELLRSFPGEGELSLLLAETLVELDREEEAMLILDEIDDSDPFYTRSLLVLADLYQMQGLYEVSEQKLLQAQQAEPDEPVIKLALGELYLEEGKFLEAIRQYKELEEAGVEEIAGISIQKRLAEAYSAGGAFEESLPHFEQALDDKIDIDTLFMYGFTAFQAGQYKTAAAKLTEAAELDPDYHSVYLYLARAHEMEEDLEAALEAARSGIARDAYQKELFLLAGKLALKRGLEEEGEAHLRESLALDPEYTEAALALNALLMKKEEYEGVLEIASVFREAGSAEPLLLWDAARAAERLEEYKEAAELYEYLYPILNENTEFLAEYGYFLLEDGHRQQALSIFQKLMKEEPLNEEWSELVERLNTDTY; this comes from the coding sequence ATGAACAATGCGGAAAATATGATCGCACACCTGGAAAAGGGAGATATGGCAGGTGCATCTGCCCTATATGAAAAGGTGCTCGCCTCTAGTGATGCAGAAGAACAATTTATGCTGGGGGAGCAGCTGCTCCAGCTTGGCTTTTTAGATGAAGCAAGGCAGCTGTTTGAAGAGCTGCTGCGTTCTTTTCCGGGAGAAGGAGAGCTTTCGCTGCTTTTGGCAGAGACGCTTGTAGAACTTGACCGTGAAGAAGAAGCGATGCTTATTCTAGACGAAATTGATGATAGTGACCCATTTTATACGCGATCACTGCTCGTGCTGGCCGATTTATATCAAATGCAGGGTCTGTATGAAGTCAGCGAGCAAAAGCTCCTGCAGGCACAACAGGCAGAACCGGACGAGCCTGTTATTAAGCTTGCACTTGGAGAGCTGTATTTAGAAGAAGGCAAGTTTTTAGAAGCCATCCGGCAGTACAAGGAACTTGAAGAAGCGGGCGTGGAGGAGATTGCCGGCATTTCGATTCAAAAGCGCCTGGCAGAAGCATACAGTGCCGGCGGTGCTTTTGAAGAAAGCCTGCCTCACTTCGAGCAGGCCCTTGATGATAAAATAGATATTGATACGTTGTTTATGTATGGTTTTACCGCTTTTCAAGCAGGCCAATACAAAACGGCCGCAGCGAAGCTGACAGAAGCAGCAGAGCTTGACCCTGATTATCATTCTGTTTACTTGTACTTAGCACGCGCGCATGAAATGGAAGAAGATTTAGAAGCGGCCCTTGAAGCGGCCCGCTCTGGAATTGCGCGGGATGCGTATCAAAAAGAATTGTTTTTGCTTGCAGGAAAGCTGGCTTTAAAACGGGGCCTTGAAGAAGAAGGGGAGGCTCATCTTCGTGAGTCCCTCGCCCTGGACCCGGAATATACAGAGGCTGCCCTCGCACTGAATGCATTGCTGATGAAAAAGGAAGAATACGAAGGAGTGCTTGAAATTGCTTCGGTCTTCCGCGAAGCGGGCAGTGCAGAGCCTTTGCTGCTGTGGGATGCGGCTAGAGCTGCAGAGCGGCTGGAGGAGTACAAAGAAGCGGCAGAACTATATGAATACCTTTATCCGATTTTAAATGAAAATACAGAGTTTCTGGCCGAGTACGGCTATTTCTTGCTTGAGGACGGACATCGCCAGCAGGCGCTTTCTATTTTCCAAAAGTTAATGAAAGAGGAGCCGCTTAATGAGGAATGGTCAGAACTTGTAGAACGCTTAAATACAGATACCTATTAA
- the aroB gene encoding 3-dehydroquinate synthase encodes MMNRVLVETTHKTYPVIIGEGAVQEISRVILDMPKAPTRLFVIADEAVYALHGEALRDALPSSIATDWHFVPAGESAKSFSVFEQCLTAMLEAALDRRSLVIAFGGGACGDLAGFCAASYMRGIPFIQVPTTILAHDSAVGGKTAINHPLGKNMIGAFHQPEAVVYDTAFLKSLSEKETRSGFAEVIKHALIADPSLLENIQQSVKSAEDIKGSFLEHCLQRGIEIKSAIVKEDEKETGVRAFLNFGHTYGHAVEALSGYGKTAHGEAVACGMIFALYASQFKNDLSFDTSSFAAWLKRAGYPVKAGTVFSFEDIYAVMARDKKAYGGTVRFVLLNEVGKPYVTEMTKEELQHIDEHFRKESDTW; translated from the coding sequence ATGATGAACCGTGTACTTGTTGAAACGACTCATAAAACCTACCCAGTCATCATTGGGGAAGGAGCGGTACAGGAAATCAGCCGCGTTATTCTTGATATGCCCAAAGCACCAACCCGCTTGTTTGTCATTGCCGATGAAGCCGTTTATGCGCTTCACGGCGAGGCACTGCGGGACGCACTGCCGTCTTCGATTGCAACAGACTGGCATTTCGTTCCGGCAGGCGAATCAGCCAAGTCCTTTTCTGTTTTCGAACAATGCTTAACCGCTATGCTTGAAGCAGCGCTTGACCGCCGCTCGCTTGTGATCGCATTTGGCGGAGGCGCCTGCGGCGACCTGGCAGGTTTTTGCGCGGCGAGTTATATGCGCGGTATTCCATTTATTCAAGTTCCGACAACGATATTGGCGCATGACAGTGCTGTCGGAGGCAAAACGGCCATCAATCATCCACTCGGCAAAAATATGATTGGCGCGTTTCATCAGCCGGAGGCGGTGGTGTATGACACAGCTTTCTTAAAGTCGCTTTCTGAGAAGGAAACGAGAAGCGGTTTTGCGGAAGTGATCAAGCATGCCCTTATTGCGGACCCATCACTGCTTGAAAACATTCAGCAGTCGGTGAAAAGCGCGGAAGATATAAAAGGCTCTTTTTTAGAGCATTGTCTGCAAAGAGGAATCGAAATTAAAAGTGCAATCGTAAAAGAAGATGAAAAAGAAACGGGCGTCCGGGCTTTTTTAAACTTTGGCCATACATACGGACATGCGGTAGAGGCGCTGTCCGGCTACGGAAAAACAGCGCACGGCGAGGCGGTTGCCTGCGGCATGATTTTTGCCCTTTATGCTTCACAGTTTAAAAATGACCTTTCCTTCGATACCAGTTCGTTTGCGGCATGGCTGAAGCGAGCGGGATATCCGGTAAAAGCCGGTACAGTTTTTTCGTTTGAAGACATTTACGCTGTGATGGCCCGCGACAAAAAAGCATACGGCGGCACGGTCCGATTTGTTTTGCTGAATGAAGTAGGCAAGCCGTACGTAACAGAAATGACAAAAGAAGAGCTTCAGCATATTGACGAGCACTTTCGAAAGGAGTCCGACACATGGTAA
- the hisC gene encoding histidinol-phosphate transaminase, producing MKWKEQILTLKAYQPGRTTDEVKKAYGLQDVVKLASNENPFGSSERVTKSIREYADSFAIYPDGYTTSLRKELASFLNVSEKQLIFGNGSDEIILMLSRAMLEPGKNTVMPTPSFPQYRHNAIVEGAEIREVELVNGAHDLDKMAQAIDENTAIVWLCSPNNPTGVHITDVQLRGFLDRVPEGVLIVLDEAYYEYVTASDYYDALEIIKEYKNVIVLRTFSKVYGLAAFRVGYGIADESLIAQLDPVREPFNVNSVGQVAAAAALSDQSFIEQCRTANKEGLEQFYAFCRENNLAFHPSEANFILIDFNCDSNELFEYLMSKGYIVRSGAALGIPGTVRVTVGSKEQNEGVIEAMKSFLAETVKR from the coding sequence ATGAAATGGAAAGAACAAATACTCACATTAAAAGCATATCAGCCCGGCCGTACAACGGATGAAGTAAAAAAAGCGTATGGCCTGCAGGACGTTGTCAAGCTTGCATCCAATGAAAACCCATTTGGCTCATCAGAACGAGTAACGAAAAGTATCCGTGAATATGCCGACTCATTTGCCATTTATCCGGATGGCTATACAACGAGTCTTCGCAAGGAGCTTGCTTCTTTCTTAAACGTAAGCGAAAAGCAGCTGATTTTCGGAAATGGCTCGGATGAAATTATTTTAATGCTTTCCCGTGCTATGCTTGAGCCCGGAAAAAACACGGTTATGCCAACGCCTTCATTTCCGCAGTATCGCCATAATGCCATTGTAGAAGGTGCCGAAATACGGGAAGTAGAGCTTGTGAATGGTGCACACGATTTGGACAAAATGGCTCAAGCCATTGATGAAAATACAGCTATTGTCTGGCTCTGCAGCCCGAACAATCCAACAGGTGTCCACATTACGGATGTACAGCTTCGCGGATTTTTAGACCGGGTTCCTGAAGGCGTTTTGATTGTGCTTGATGAAGCGTACTACGAATATGTAACAGCGTCTGATTACTATGATGCGCTTGAAATTATTAAAGAATATAAAAATGTGATTGTGCTGCGCACGTTTTCTAAAGTATACGGCTTAGCTGCTTTCCGTGTCGGCTATGGAATTGCAGACGAATCGCTTATCGCACAGCTTGATCCAGTTCGTGAACCGTTTAATGTGAATTCGGTCGGACAAGTGGCAGCAGCAGCGGCTCTGTCGGATCAATCGTTTATTGAACAGTGCCGTACAGCAAACAAAGAAGGCTTAGAGCAGTTTTATGCGTTCTGCCGTGAAAATAATCTTGCGTTTCATCCATCAGAAGCAAACTTTATTTTGATCGATTTCAACTGTGACAGCAACGAGCTGTTTGAATACTTAATGTCAAAAGGATATATTGTCCGCTCAGGCGCTGCTCTTGGCATTCCGGGAACGGTGCGGGTTACAGTGGGATCAAAAGAACAAAACGAAGGTGTTATCGAGGCGATGAAAAGCTTTTTGGCTGAAACTGTAAAAAGATAG
- a CDS encoding prephenate dehydrogenase — MRGNVFIAGLGLIGGSLAKAIKKAHEQAHIIGFDVRESELGLAEALNIIDEKASSFEEGAKRADLIILAVPVLKTEEMIEILAGLPLKEGVLVTDTGSTKSRIMEQAKLLEEKEVVFIGGHPMAGSHKSGVAASKELLFENAFYLLTPGGAAKEKHVAILRKWLEGTRANILEVTAQEHDKMTGVISHFPHIIAASLVHQAQKFNEDNPLIERLAAGGFRDITRIASSNPEMWRDISLHNKEMLISLLTNWRDEMDGVLSLLETENGEKLYHYFSDAKKFRDGLPTASKGAIPAFYEMYVDVPDYPGVISELTGYLADERISITNIRIVETREDVFGVLVISFQSERDRLRAKQCIEQKTTYDLFLA, encoded by the coding sequence ATGAGAGGAAATGTTTTTATTGCCGGTCTTGGCTTAATTGGCGGATCTCTTGCAAAAGCGATAAAAAAAGCCCATGAGCAGGCTCATATTATCGGATTTGATGTTCGAGAATCCGAACTGGGCCTTGCCGAAGCACTTAACATTATAGATGAAAAGGCTTCTTCGTTTGAAGAAGGAGCCAAACGAGCGGATTTAATTATTTTAGCGGTACCGGTTTTAAAAACGGAGGAAATGATTGAGATCCTCGCTGGACTCCCGCTAAAAGAAGGCGTGCTGGTAACGGATACAGGCAGTACAAAGAGCCGTATCATGGAGCAGGCCAAGCTTCTTGAAGAAAAAGAAGTTGTGTTTATTGGCGGCCACCCGATGGCAGGTTCTCATAAAAGCGGGGTCGCTGCTTCAAAAGAGCTGTTATTTGAAAATGCTTTTTACCTGCTGACGCCAGGGGGCGCCGCGAAAGAAAAACACGTTGCGATTTTAAGAAAATGGCTGGAAGGCACGCGGGCAAACATTTTAGAAGTAACAGCCCAAGAGCACGATAAAATGACAGGTGTAATCAGCCATTTTCCGCATATTATTGCCGCCTCGCTTGTGCACCAGGCTCAAAAATTCAATGAAGACAATCCGTTGATTGAGCGGCTGGCTGCCGGCGGTTTCCGGGATATTACCCGCATTGCTTCCTCAAACCCGGAAATGTGGAGGGATATTTCACTTCACAATAAAGAAATGCTCATCTCGTTATTAACCAATTGGCGTGATGAGATGGACGGGGTTTTATCTCTTTTGGAAACAGAAAATGGAGAAAAGCTCTACCATTATTTTAGCGACGCGAAAAAATTTCGGGATGGCCTTCCGACTGCTTCAAAAGGAGCTATTCCTGCTTTCTATGAAATGTACGTAGATGTGCCGGATTATCCAGGCGTCATCTCTGAATTAACAGGCTATCTGGCGGATGAGCGTATCAGCATTACCAACATTCGGATTGTCGAAACACGTGAAGATGTGTTCGGTGTTTTGGTGATCAGCTTTCAAAGCGAAAGGGACCGCCTTCGCGCCAAGCAGTGCATTGAGCAGAAAACAACATATGATTTATTCTTAGCATAA
- a CDS encoding YpiF family protein: protein MNWNGKDAALVEQQKNYIDTVLIPLVPLDFGTEFRQSAEQYEFIGLLADFLERQFKGRVVVTPPYAYVSEMAGNAALWSERARSAAFKHVFFLTADSMWRTRENELGGSVILVPSVPLGDMEESVKHSLISHQAKQLIQTVVEKWQDNIE, encoded by the coding sequence ATGAATTGGAATGGGAAAGATGCTGCACTCGTTGAGCAGCAAAAAAACTACATTGATACGGTTCTTATACCGCTTGTTCCGCTGGATTTTGGAACAGAGTTCAGGCAGTCAGCTGAGCAATATGAATTTATTGGACTGCTGGCTGATTTTCTTGAACGTCAGTTTAAAGGAAGGGTCGTTGTAACACCGCCGTACGCTTATGTATCGGAGATGGCAGGTAACGCTGCTCTTTGGTCAGAAAGAGCACGCTCAGCAGCGTTTAAGCACGTTTTTTTTCTAACAGCAGATTCCATGTGGCGTACGAGGGAAAATGAACTGGGCGGCTCAGTCATTTTGGTTCCGTCTGTTCCCCTTGGTGACATGGAGGAGTCAGTTAAGCACTCGCTCATCTCCCACCAGGCAAAACAGCTTATTCAGACGGTTGTAGAGAAATGGCAGGATAATATTGAATAA
- the aroH gene encoding chorismate mutase, which translates to MVRGIRGAITVSANDSRLMEEATKCLMEEMIAQNNIDPETVCSAFLSATNDLDAMFPAKVLREQNGWEYVPVMCMQELAIKGGLERCIRIMMHVNTDVAQKDIQHVYLEGASVLRPDLQQSTN; encoded by the coding sequence ATGGTAAGAGGAATCCGTGGAGCCATTACGGTGTCAGCAAATGATAGCCGTTTAATGGAAGAAGCGACGAAATGTCTCATGGAAGAGATGATTGCACAAAATAACATTGATCCGGAAACCGTCTGCTCGGCGTTTTTATCTGCTACCAATGATTTAGATGCCATGTTTCCAGCCAAGGTACTGCGCGAGCAGAACGGGTGGGAATACGTTCCGGTTATGTGCATGCAGGAGCTGGCGATCAAAGGCGGTTTAGAACGCTGCATTCGAATTATGATGCACGTGAACACAGATGTGGCGCAAAAAGATATTCAGCACGTTTATTTAGAAGGAGCGTCCGTCCTGCGTCCGGACTTGCAGCAATCAACAAACTGA